From a single Nicotiana tomentosiformis chromosome 2, ASM39032v3, whole genome shotgun sequence genomic region:
- the LOC104089784 gene encoding DNA cross-link repair protein SNM1 has protein sequence MEKCKEGRKLMKETVISDSTFDDLHSYSDDDGENRFQPDNLDDDETTHHLEYSEQICSSSVKKRRLTQTNLFQLWGLENPADHGKSKNVTQTNLFQLWGFENPGKSKSVQKATTSLASCKSQRVCPFYKRIPGTPFTVDAFRYGPVKGCSAYFLSHFHADHYIGLTKVWSHGHIYCTNLTARLVRICLNVSPSFICPLELGTEYDLKGIKVTMLDANHCPGAALIHFRLPNGQCYLHTGDFRASKLMQSYPLLASQRINILYLDTTYCNPKYRFPSKEEVLKFVVGVTRTYLNNYPKTIVVVGAYSIGKEHVYFAISKALRVKIYANASRRRILQSFGWAGISENLSTNRKDTPLHILPISSLKFEMLERYLASQDGQYTSMLAFRPTGWTYSETIGENLNLIKPTSKGNITIYGVPYSEHSSFTELQEFVQFLRPEKIIPTVNVGNAVNREKMHSYFQQWLKS, from the exons ATGGAGAAGTGCAAGGAGGGGCGAAAGCTGATGAAAGAGACGGTAATAAGTGATAGTACCTTTGATGATCTCCATTCGTATTCCGACGACGACGGCGAGAACCGTTTTCAACCCGATAACCTTGACGACGATGAAACAACGCACCATTTGGAATATTCAGAGCAGATATGCTCCTCCAGTGTTAAGAAGAGGAGACTGACGCAGACGAATCTATTCCAGTTGTGGGGCCTTGAGAATCCTGCTGACCATGGCAAGAGCAAGAACGTCACGCAGACGAATCTATTCCAGCTGTGGGGCTTTGAGAATCCTGGAAAGAGCAAGAGCGTCCAAAAGGCCACTACTTCTCTTGCTTCCTGCAAAAGCCAACGCGTTTGCCCCTTCTATAAGAGGATTCCGG GAACGCCCTTCACTGTTGATGCATTTCGCTATGGTCCAGTCAAAGGCTGCTCTGCCTATTTCCTTAGTCATTTCCATGCCGATCATTATATTGGCTTGACGAAAGTATGGTCACATGGCCATATCTACTGTACCAACCTGACTGCTCGCCTAGTTAGAATCTGTCTTAATGTTAGTCCATC TTTTATCTGTCCTCTGGAATTAGGTACTGAATACGACCTTAAAGGAATCAAAGTTACTATGCTTGATGCTAATCACTGTCCTGGTGCTGCTCTCATTCACTTCCGTCTCCCAAATGGACAATGTTACTTGCACACTGGAGACTTTAGGGCTTCGAAGCTGATGCAATCATATCCACTTCTTGCAAGCCAACGTATTAATATACTTTACCTTGACACAACATATTGCAATCCAAAGTACAG GTTTCCTTCCAAAGAAGAAGTTTTGAAATTTGTTGTGGGCGTCACGAGAACATATTTGAATAATTATCCAAAAACCATCGTGGTTGTTGGTGCATACAGCATTGGAAAAGAACATGTGTATTTTGCAATTTCCAAGGCACTCAGG GTAAAAATATATGCAAATGCTTCCAGGAGGCGCATTCTTCAGTCTTTTGGCTGGGCAGGAATTTCTGAAAATCTGTCAACAAACAGGAAAGATACACCTTTACACATATTGCCTATATCATCCTTGAAATTTGAG ATGCTGGAGCGTTATTTGGCATCACAAGACGGACAGTACACTAGCATGTTGGCATTCCGACCAACAG GTTGGACTTACTCAGAGACCATTGGGGAGAATCTAAACTTAATAAAACCCACTTCTAAAGGCAACATCACTATTTATG GAGTTCCATATAGTGAGCATTCTAGTTTCACAGAGCTGCAGGAATTTGTGCAG TTTCTGAGGCCAGAAAAGATAATTCCTACTGTCAATGTTGGAAATGCTGTAAATCGTGAGAAGATGCACTCGTACTTTCAGCAGTGGCTGAAATCCTGA